From the genome of Vicia villosa cultivar HV-30 ecotype Madison, WI linkage group LG2, Vvil1.0, whole genome shotgun sequence, one region includes:
- the LOC131652390 gene encoding thylakoid lumenal protein TL20.3, chloroplastic isoform X2, with protein sequence MSALADLNKYEADIRGEFGIGSAAQFGSADLRKAVHVNENFRRANFTSADMRESDFSGSTFNGAYMEKAVAFKANFTGADLSDTLMDRMVLNEANLTNAILSRTVLTRSDLGGAVIEGADFSDAVLDLPQKLALCKYASGTNPVTGVSTRVSLGCGNKRRNAYGTPSSPLLSAPPQKLLDRDGFCDESTGLCDSK encoded by the exons GGGGTGAATTTGGTATTGGATCTGCTGCACAGTTTGGATCAGCAGACCTTAG AAAAGCTGTTCATGTGAATGAAAATTTCAGAAGAGCCAATTTCACATCTGCTGATATGAGAGAATCTGATTTTAGTGGTTCTACCTTCAATGGAGCATACATGGAAAAGGCTGTTGCATTCAAAGCAAATTTTACAG GTGCTGATTTGAGTGATACGTTGATGGATCGAATG GTTCTTAATGAAGCGAATCTCACGAATGCGATTCTCTCCAGAACGGTCCTCACGCGGAGTGATCTTGGAGGCGCCGTCATTGAAGGTGCTGACTTTAGTGATGCTGTGTTGGACCTTCCACAAAAACTG GCATTATGCAAATATGCTAGTGGCACGAACCCTGTAACAGGAGTAAGCACGAGAGTGAGTTTAGGTTGCGGGAACAAACGAAGAAATGCTTATGGCACTCCGTCATCTCCATTGTTGAGTGCTCCACCACAGAAACTGCTCGACCGGGATGGTTTCTGCGATGAATCAACAGGCCTTTGCGATTCAAAGTAG